From Penaeus vannamei isolate JL-2024 chromosome 12, ASM4276789v1, whole genome shotgun sequence, the proteins below share one genomic window:
- the LOC138863596 gene encoding haloacid dehalogenase-like hydrolase domain-containing protein 3 isoform X2, which produces MLRLITLDANNTLLKFRTSPGEQYAAVAKLYGIDADPKRLTNAFGSSFKKQENISPNFGASCIGWQNWWLSVVKDTFHGADYHADDKTLTSVGYHLLKHFSTSNPYELFDGTIPFLEKISNRTSKLGVISNSDDRLDEILRQLGVRHYFDFVLCSYNVKVAKPDPEIFQHALVAAGGKIKPSEALHIGDDLQRDYLGARASGWQSFLVRNNYPLICEKGAVVPDQTSMFTSLQELLPAIEHFTKVVEQTTE; this is translated from the exons ATGTTGCGCCTGATAACCCTTGATGCGAACAATACCCTTTTAAA GTTCCGAACATCTCCAGGGGAGCAGTATGCTGCGGTTGCAAAGCTGTATGGAATAGATGCAGATCCAAAGCGACTGACCAATGCATTTGG ATCAAGTTTCAAGAAGCAAGAAAACATATCTCCAAATTTTGGTGCTAGTTGTATAGGTTGGCAAAATTGGTGGTTGTCAGTGGTAAAAGATACTTTTCATGGAGCTGATTATCATGCTGATGATAAAACTTTGACATCAGTTGGATACCATCTTCTTAAACACTTCTCAACATCAAATCCGTATGAGCTGTTTGATGGAACTATTCCCTTTttagaaaaaataagcaacagaACTTCAAAACTTGGGGTAATATCTAATTCTGATGACCGACTTGATGAAATCTTAAGACAGTTAGGAGTACGACATTACTTTGACTTTGTTCTTTGCTCCTATAATGTGAAAGTAGCTAAACCTGACCCAGAAATATTCCAACATGCTCTAGTAGCAGCAGGTGGCAAGATTAAACCGTCAGAGGCACTCCATATTGGTGATGACCTGCAGCGTGATTACTTGGGGGCAAGAGCAAGTGGCTGGCAGAGTTTTTTAGTACGAAATAATTATCCCTTGATTTGTGAAAAGGGTGCTGTTGTTCCAGACCAAACATCTATGTTTACATCCCTACAGGAACTTTTACCAGCAATTGAACATTTCACAAAGGTCGTTGAACAAACTACAGAGTAG
- the Ttc19 gene encoding tetratricopeptide repeat protein 19, mitochondrial has product MIVVSNFSLLMRGLSLPYRINGFDLRCIRTQMRFTATLGTQYHLNHCSRKCVIHDYAPCINTVKRPDHPKANNIMCNQHHTPLEGNMFFKDKGKNEEASRKRRVKMYMLLGLSLLSSKEEGKEEKESELITMIKRGILALKNGELNKAEQLLHIALKTAQEGQNRLAITYIFDLLANLAYQREEYSKAENLFKEVLQRMLADGMPEDDNAVVEISLKLASVYASRKDYEKAVEGFHFCIGTQEAKIKKIGEKDLDEDTLLLWAMSMDWYARFLLSIQKYEMAKIHFIKAYEMSERVNGPGHSQTAVLLNDIGSVCSLQKNYAEAVEYLEKAIDAARISQSADIASFYVNLGAIYLQQEMLSNAERYCKEGLALARKMKNEEAVDEANSCLAEINNIKKKR; this is encoded by the exons atgattgttgtttcaAATTTCAGTCTTTTAATGCGGGGATTAAGTCTGCCGTACAGAATTAACGGTTTTGATTTAAGATGTATTAGAACCCAAATGCGTTTTACAGCTACCTTAGGTACTCAATATCATTTAAATCATTGCAGTAGAAAATGTGTAATTCATGATTACGCTCCATGTATAAACACAGTCAAAAGACCTGACCACCCCAAGGCAAATAATATTATGTGTAACCAACACCATACACCACTTGAAGGCAATATGTTCTTCAAAGATAAAGGTAAAAATGAAGAAgcaagtagaaagaggagagttAAGATGTATATGCTCTTAGGCCTCTCACTTCTTAGTTcaaaagaagaaggtaaagaagagaaggagtcaGAACTAATCACTATGATCAAGAGAGGAATTCTAGCATTAAag AATGGTGAGCTAAATAAAGCAGAACAGCTTCTTCATATTGCACTCAAGACTGCACAAGAAGGACAAAACAGACTTGCTATCACTTACATATTTGATCTTCTAGCAAACCTAGCATACCAGAGAGAGGAGTACAGCAAAGCAGAGAATTTGTTCAAGGAGGTGCTGCAGCGAATGTTGGCAG atgGCATGCCAGAGGATGACAATGCTGTAGTGGAAATTAGCCTGAAACTTGCAAGTGTTTATGCCTCCAGAAAGGACTATGAGAAGGCTGTGGAGGGATTTCATTTCTGCATTGGCACACAGGAGGCAAAGATAAAGAAGATTGGTGAGAAGGATCTAGATGAAGACACCCTCCTACTCTGGGCTATGAGCATGGACTGGTATGCACGATTCCTGCTGAGCATTCAGAAGTATGAAATGGCAAAAATACATTTCATCAAGGCATATGAGATGAGTGAGCGTGTAAATGGTCCAGGGCACTCGCAGACTGCAGTTTTGTTAAATGATATTGGGTCTGTTTGCTCTCTACAGAAGAATTATGCCGAAGCTGTTGAATATTTGGAAAAAGCCATTGATGCTGCAAGGATATCTCAGAGTGCAGACATTGCATCATTTTATGTAAATCTTGGTGCTATTTATCTACAGCAGGAAATGTTAAGTAATGCAGAAAGATACTGTAAAGAGGGATTGGCATtagcaagaaaaatgaagaatgaagaggCTGTGGATGAGGCAAATAGTTGTTTAGCAGAgattaataatataaagaaaaaaaggtag